GATTGCAGCACGCGCATCACGCAGAACATCTTCAGCCGGACGGGCAGAGATTGACCCATTTTTATATTCACGAAAGCGTCGATCCGCTTCGTCAATCCACATTTGGTCAATTTGCGCTCCACTAAGATCATCCAGACTGGCAATCAAATGCTCTGCTAGCACCGCCCGCTCCG
Above is a genomic segment from Spartobacteria bacterium containing:
- a CDS encoding addiction module antitoxin RelB, giving the protein MALPLLECEEQALKLPPPERAVLAEHLIASLDDLSGAQIDQMWIDEADRRFREYKNGSISARPAEDVLRDARAAIK